A segment of the Penaeus vannamei isolate JL-2024 unplaced genomic scaffold, ASM4276789v1 unanchor4931, whole genome shotgun sequence genome:
tcataattagtaacaaaatcattatcattatattcattatcattatcataattagtatcaaaatcattatcttcattatattcattatcattatcataatcattattactatcattatcatcatccttagatttatcattattactgtcatcatttaatttttttactaACCACCACTGTTTTTAGTTACTATTATACTAATAATTTTGTcagaatcattactatcattttcatgatagttgttatcattgttattattaatatcattattgttatcattattattattatcattattgttttcattattattatcaatatcattattgttatcattactattattattatcattgttatcagtattattatattactactattatcattactgttatcattatcattatcatcattttcattatcagcgtcattttcagtattattgttattattttcatcatcattattatcatatcataattatcataatcaatattttagcattgttattattactaatactattatcatcattatcattattactattatcattattatcatcattattatcatcattgacattatcataattatcattattaccatcatcactatcattattattatgattatcaatatcattatcattttcatttttatcatcattattattatcattatcattatcaatcatcaatattatgatgatcattatcattaacatcaccaccatcagaattaccattatcattactattatcaatctcACCAACATCCTCATCACTACCATAAACATCAATCAAGAGGTCTGATCTTTTGTGATTCGTCTGCGTAACATACATTGCTGTTCTTAGCCTTAATCACAAAATTACCATAAAGTCATACAACACAATTTGTTCGACTTCCAGATACGATTTGCAGGGGTTCCCTATCCCGCTGGAACATCATTATGTACTGCCATTACCCTGTGATCAAGGCTAGGTTGATAACTATGTTCATCTCCCTGATACAGTATCTAAATATCATAAATGTTAATAGATCAAACGGAGATCCGAGAGCAGGTGtattaaataaaattataaatatggaTTACAGCAAAATATTCCAGTGTCAAAAACAAGTATGATACATGTTCAGACAAAATGATGCAtgttcgttactattatcattgtcagtatgatcatcatcagtgttacaatcattctcattattgctattataattattattatcatttttactgttgctactacctactttctttgttattattactattatcattatctctattatctttattattttcattatcattactattattattatcatcatataccatcattatcattattatcattaacaatattactgacattaatattgttatgattatcatcatcatgattatcaatcgTATTATTACATCTTTATCTTACTATActtaaatctttattattatgataatgatagtaggtaccagtaataataataacaaaaataataataataataacaatagcagtagcaataataaaaaacacaataatacgaataatattaGTACTAATAAAACAGCCATAGTAATACCAAGCGTAAtgataatacctataataataataataatagtaacaataacaataataaaacaaaaccatcAGCAACAACGAAGAACTtgaatgatatcatcattactaatgcaACTTCTTACTATTTCTCACGTTTTATTACAATCAAATCATTCACAGTGTTATAACACCTGCAACCTTTATAACTATGAATTCTTAAATTGCAACCATGATTACATTTATTACTCTACCACTAAACTCTTTTAGGTTCTTATCAGACCGACAGTAAAGTGAGCCTGATGCATCTTCACTATTGgggtttatcattaatatcaacattaccgTGGCAGCTACAAAGCTCTGGCCTTCATTGGGCAAGCAAGGCACATAAGAAAGCACACAGGATCTCTGTGTGATTATAGTAACAGGGTAAAAAAAGCAGAGCAGcggcagaaaaaaataagaaaaaaatgagaacattCAGTAGCACCCACTCACCTTGACGCCGGCGCGGacaatggtggcagcggtggtcgTGCGGATGATGGCGTTCGTCTCACGGCTGCGAGACATGATCACCTTCAGGAGGGGCTCAAATAACCATGTGTTTGCATACACCAGCTTGTGTGGCCATGATGCCTGCAAGTTCAAAAAGGGGATGTGTGTGAAATCAGTCTGAATGACGTGTGCAATACGAAGTGAATCAGTATCAAGCGTGCCAAATAATACAAATTGAATCAGTCAGTATGAAGTGTACTGAGTAATACAAAGTGACTGAGAGTCGAGTAATTTTGTGATAGATTACATCAGCGTGTGATGTATGTTGCCGACTGAATCAGGATCTGCAGGAGAGCGGTTTGCCTTGTTACAGGATGTTAATGTCTACCTTGTGCGCCATGAGAGTCAGCAGATCAGCCTCCGTCCCTTCGCCGAACATGGAAGGCTGCGGGTAGCGTTGCAGGTTAACCAGAGCGGACGCCAAGCGAGTGACGGCCTGGTCGTGGGGGGGGATGGACGAGTGGCCGCCCTCGCCGTCCGCTTCCAGCCGGACGCGCATCCAACCCTTCTCTGTCACGCCGATTCTGGAAGCACAGGCCAAGTCAAGTCAGGTCGTTGCCGGGCACAGGCCAGAAAAATGCCTGTGTTTTTAACGTTCAGTGGACGGTTCCAGGAAacctgagtatgtgtgtgtgtgtgtgtgtatatgtatatatatatatatatatatatatatatatatatatatatatatatatatatatatatatatacacgtgtatatacgtatgtatatatatatatatatatatatatatatatatatatatatatatatatatatatatatgtatgcatatatatatatacatatatgtgtgtgtgtacatatatctatatatctatatatatatatatatatatatatattatatatatatacacgtgtatatgtatacatatgtgtatacatatatatatgtatatgtatatatatccatatgtatatatgcatgtgtatttctaTGTAACGTGGCCGCATTATAATtttgtacaaaatgtaaaaacgtatgggcgcgcgcgcgcatgtatatgtgtgtgtgtgtgtgtgtgtgtgtgtgtgtgtgtgtgtgtgtgtgtgtgtgtgtgtgtgtgtgtgtgtgtgtgtgtgtgtgtccgaataCGGGAGAGAGCTACAAAAGCGGCCTCGCAATGGGATGACACCGTTGCCGCCATTAATTATAATCGCAGGAGTGGTTGACGGGTCAGCTGCCGCGTTatgatgaatatgcatataaataatttAATTATCCCGAGGATTTAGAGTTTATTTCCTCGCCCTGAATTAAACTTACGAAAAAAGTCATCATGAAAACAACCCATGAAAAACCAAGGATGATGCTTCAGGACACTGGCGGAGGAAGTAGGGcttagggaagaaaaagaaagaggacgaggatgaggaaaaggacgCGCAAGAGATAAAGCAGGCAATGgaaataaacgataatgataaaggatacGAAATGGCTCTAGAGATTAGTGATATAAAAGGCGGTACAAGGAAAGGCGCGGGAAGCAAAACAGAAGCAAGAGAGGAAATGCCGCGTCCATGGCGACGATGCTGCGATAGATAATGGGGTCGGGGATGAAAATGGAGTTGGATCTGGAAGGATTAAGCGAAGAATATAAAGaaggagcggaagaggaagaagagaacgaggcgGACGCGGAGGCGAAACGGAAGGAACAGGAGAgcgaagagcaaaaaaaaaaggaagaggaggaggaggaagaagaagaggaggatgagcaagaggaagaagacgcgGCGCTGCATCAGGAGGTGGAAGAGCTGCAGAGCCGGAGATGGAGGACGAGGTGAGAAGCTCGGCGTGGTTCCCCTCTGTCCTTTCCCCGACCCTGCATCTTTCCCCTCGCGTCGCACCCTCGCCCGACCCTTCCTCGACCCCTTCCTCATGCCCGAGTTGAGGGGAGGAGCCGCCGCCACCGACTGTTCTGAGGGGAAGTGCAAGATTAATGCAGGTGGGGAGTGTACATATTATTATCAGAGGACATCGCTGTTGCTGGGGATattactcctcttcttttccttcctttattatttatccatctatttgtgcaTTCATTTCGTCGGGTAAATGACCAGCGTCCTGGGTCACTCGAATAAATGCAAGTGTTACCAAAATTTTCTGCGAGCATTACTAACATTTCGAGTTCTGAGCCTCATGCATTGTGTATTTGGCTTGGCAAAATAGAGACTTGGTTCTTGCGAGCATTAGAACTCAGAAATGCAACGCCTGTCGATGCAAAAGTCGTTATTCCCTGTTTCCGCTCGCCATAAATCTCTCGCGCCCAAGAGAGAGGCGTGGGCACAGAGCTTGATTGCAAAACACCAGGAAGAACAACCTTATTCGATCATCACACCGCGCGTTATGGCGAAGCGAGTCCGGGAAGAGTACTCACGCGGCCACGGGGATCTCCATGCCGGCCATGACGCCGTCCAGCACCGGCATGCCCTCGTCCAGCACGAAGTCCAGCGCGACGCCACGCTCCTGAAGAAGCGCTCCGATGTGGCCGGCGCCGTCCTCGCCGTGCACCTTGCGGGGGGAGGGAGTCCTGTGAGGGtaaggctctctctctgtctgtctctgtttgtctctgtcactctgtctctctgtctgtctgtctctctctctctctctctctcactctctctctctctcactctctctctctctctctctctctctttgtctgtctgtctgtctgtctctctctctctctgtctgtctgtctgtctctctctctctctctctctctctctctctctctctgtctgtctgtctctgtctatctgtctgtctgtctgtctgccagtctgtctctgtctgtctgtctgtacctctttgtctgtctgtctgtctatgtctgtctgcctctgtctgtctgtctgtctctctgtctatctatctctctctctgtctgtctctctctctctctctctgtctatctgtctctctctctgtctgtctgtctgtctctctctctgtctgtcggtctctctctctctctgtctgtctgtctctctctctcatctttattcaccccaatttccttttttcccacgctatactctctttctatctttctcctgcATCCGTTCTTTCCAatatccatccctttctctcttccactttaactttttatccttccttattctttctctcattccctcctgctcgcccctctcttcccatctcgcTTACCTCCTCGTCATGCCCGAACGCCACGTAAAAGGACCTCGTTGGCTGGAACCCCGAGGTCACCAGGTAATCCAGGGCCGCCATGATGCCCTGTCAACAAAGAGGACAACGGACGCAAAATATTAGCACTTTTAACAACGCGAACGCCGACAACGCCACGTCCTCCTTGCCTCCTGTCTTAACTTCCTTTCCTCGTCCTTACCATCACGCCCAGTTTGTCGTCGATGGCCCCGCGACCCCACACGTAGTCCTCTCCGGTCTCGGGGTCGGGGATGACCTGGCCGCTCCAGGGGTCTTGCGTCCACTTGCTGACGTCCACGGGCACCACGTCCATGTGCGCCGCCAGCAGGTAGGGCTGTAGCGTTGGGTCACTCCCCTGCGGACGCACGTGCGCAGTCTCAGCATGATGATTgggattatgaatatttatatttaaaaaataaagaaagaaattatggAAAAAAACCTATAGACaggtatatggacatatacatttCCTAGAATAttttaaagataaagaaaacaaaccctTGTGGAGGAGCAACACGGCTGGTCTAATGTGGTACTCGAGTACCAGGGGATATGCATTTTGTTTGGCCCAGTGGCGGTGCGGATGAACCGGCGATTTACTCATACTTACTCTACAGAAAAATAGCTATTATTCTAACTTTCACCAATCCAAATTTGTTCACAGTTACTTAATAATGCCATGCTGCAGATTCGATATCTGATAGAGGTTGTTACAATTCCCTTTGAAATCGCTATAAaacatttctgttttcattttttgagAGTTGTTTTTATTGACATGTTCGCAAAGCATCGCATTTGTAATCTCTAGGAGACATCTTGGTTGGGCTCCTGATGGAAGATCGTTTACAGTTCATTCTGATCCATTCAGTAAAACAAGTCTATTTACCTGTGAGCATGTGATACCAGCTGTTTAAGAAATAATTATCTTCAAGTATAATACGTTGTCCTATATTTTTAAATCATCCTCTCCAGTTAGCATTCTTTGCAGTTTTTTTCAAATTTGATTGACTGGCCAAAATTTACAGGACGTTATAAATGGGATATATcctataaagaaaatattttcaaaagacTAATGCAGATCAGAGTGCTTCATACTGATCTCGTCTTGGGTAGTTTGTAaacatatatgattattatggtgaCCGGAAGGAGGAACATACTTTTGCCTCATTCAGTATGAGGCTTTAGTGGAAGACGAAGTTATGGTACAGTTGAACCGTATTCAGAAGGCATGCAGGCGAATATCTTCACATCTCCTGTGTTGTGATGCCTATTCTACATATGCCACAATTGCAGTTTTGGTTTCATAAGGGTAACGCAGAACTTTAGTTTAGTGTTCCGGGTTGGTCTATACTCTCAGCTTATCTCTCTGATGGTAAGCAGGTCATCAGTGAAAGGAGAACtaaaaggaaaattatttgaTGGGAATATGAGGATAGGGGTGTCCAACTGCTTGAAAATGCGTTTATTAAATGTTTTGCCAGTTTAAATCTCATGGCTGTGCTGCATTATGGTGAGCATATTGATGGTTATGGTGAGCATATTGATGGTTATGTTGTAGATGAAAGTTTAAACAGAACATCAAATAAATGAATGGTCaaggaattggtctgagaacACCTTATGCTGCGTTTGGgactcctcgtcttgctcgtccagacaacttgtccaagACCAGCAGGACGAGATGCCCCGCGTTCGGAGCCTCCAAGACcttttctgcccagaatgcaaccatctcgaatgtaaacattcacttttttcccATACCGGTGCCTTTATTTTACACgttgcataggttttgtaacacCTTTGAtccatatttaacttacctgcaactgacaaacacaaaaatatcctttgacaacaccaataatgggtcatgaaaaaaaaaataataataataataataaataaataaatatatatatatatatatatatatatatatatatatatatatatatatatatatatgtatgtatgtatgtatgtgtgtgtgtgtttttgtgtgactgtgtgtgtgtgcgtgtgtgtgtgtgtacacacacacacacacacacacacacacacacacacacacacacacacacacacacacacacacacacacacacatacatacatacatacatatatatatatatatatatatatatatatatatatatatatatatatatatgaaatatcgcTCTATGCAAGCATTCCTCGCTGATCCATTTTCTTCACAATCTTTTTGCTTTCTCGTGCCCAACACGGGAAATGCGATGACATTTCCTAACATGAGCTTTCAACCGAGGGAAAATCCCTTGTTTGGTTGAGACATGTTGACTTGCAGCGTTTGTCAGGCCTTGTCAAAAATTTCAGTCTTGCTTTGATGGGATTGTACTTCGTGCGATaatgagaggaaggaataggaggttgCAAACggttcagcaaaaaaaaaaaaaaaaaaaaaaaataggtctaacttgcgttttctttttctgatcTAATTTCTGTGAGATAGATgtctttttagttgttgttttttccgagATATCTATTCGGTTGTGCTTTTTAAAAGGTACAAGGGGTAAGGATACTTTAGCAACGTGTTTATAtgataatgggggaggggggttaataaTTTTTTATGTTACTTAGCTACAATTACTATAGTGTGTATTCGCACTGGGTTTTGCCAATATTCTCTGGGGAAATTTCCAAGTCACACATCAGATGTTCTCTGGCGTGTCATATCTCTTTAATGTTTGTAACTTTCTTAAAGTTTGAGTGTGAATTTCGAAATCTTGTATCTTGAAGtagattttgtatatatgtatttactaaaCGCTTTAcagaattatattattgttttaagGAAATTTATTtgctagtaaaaaaaaataaaaaataaaaacatctgaGTCTGCTAAATTTATCGAAATTTCTGGATTCCTAAGCAAATTCGTGCCCATATCACAATTCTTCAGATGTGACTGTATTGATTCGTAAATGGAACAAATCAAACTTTTCATTCCCGTTACCTATAACCGCATTTTCCTGTGCACTATTTTCCAGCTGCATGTGAACAGCTGTCTTGTAATCGGAGGCGAGACACGCGGCTATGTCCGCccacttctgtgacgtaatgggaatggcagCCGTTGACGGCTAGctgttttactgtactggttattttttcgaCTGGTACACAGTACTTTGGGATGCAATATCCTAAAATGTCTTTTAACCTCTTATGTTGAGTTTTGTTGTGTTCTAGATATCCAAAATAAGTACGGATATACATGAAAATAACTgaggtaggaggaatgcatctggcaccTTTATAAATGTTTACCACCTACTCGATTCCTGTGAGGTGTCGCGTTTGCCGTTACCGTTGGAAAAGGCGGCTCGCTACAATGCGAAATTCGATTTTCGTTCCCACGCCTTCCTTCAGATCGCCACGGAGTAGTCTGAAATCTTCCCCCGTCCCTCCAGAACTCGCCCCACACGCTTGAATCATTCTGTATATTCCTTTGCCATCTTCATTACTAGACATTCCTGtccgatatttttttttaactagttTACTTCCCCACTCTTGTATTCATTAAGGAAGTCTGTGCTGCCAAACATGATACAAATGTACCGGGAAGGTGTTTTTCTCTGTCCACATAATCCAACTGTACCCAGCTTGATGCTCCTAACCCCTCGATCCAtactccattctttccttcttcttttattaagaTAAAGATGCATTTCAGAGAATGGCCAAGACTGACTCAGTACGTGCCTGAAGAACAGTCGATTCACCTCTTCTGTCAGCTCCCAGTcattaaataataatcatcaccggCCTATCAACCTGGGATCAATAATCGCCAAGCCAGGTGGATTTGAAAAAATGGAGCTAATAGGCCATGACGGTTTGTTTTCGGCGCCATTCCGTCCACAGGCGATGGAGGGAAAGCAGCTGAGTCGTAGGGTGACGATGATGCAACAGGAGCGCCTGAATTCCCTTCTTAGGTATGGTCGgtgtcctcacacacacacacacacacacacacacacacacacacacacacacacacacacacacacacacacacacacacacacacacacacacacatacacatacacatacacatacacatacacatacacatacacacacacacacacaaacacacacacacacacactgtcgagCAATGAGAAAAGGTTCCccaatacatctatatctatctatctatctatctatctatctatatatatatatatatattatatatatatatatttgtgattaatatatataagtacagaaACCCAACATACTGTGCATCATGATATCCGTCCCCACGCAAACGCTGGCGTACTTCACTCACCTTTACAGTGAAGAGGAAGCTGTAGTTGTTGACCACTTCCACCTCGACGAAAGAGGCATTGAAGGCGTTAGGAAAACCTGCAAGTTATATATGAATCAGTAACGAGAAAAAGATAATTTTGCGTGAATTGTTTATTTTTGAGATTTTGAAGTCTTTTTAGAACAGGTGATTCAAATTatttacaaaaggaaaaaaaaaaaaaaaaaaaaaaaaatatatatatatatatatataaatgtatgagtgtgtgtgtgtgtgtgtgtgtgtgtgtgtgtgtgtgtgtgtgtgtgtgtgtgtctgtgtgtgtgtgtgtgtgtgtgtgtgtgtgtgtgtgtgtgtgtgtgtgtgggcgtgtgtgtgtgtgtgtgtgtgcgtgtgtgtgtgcgtgtgcgtgtgcgtgtgcgtgtgcgtgtgcgtgtgcgtgtgcgtgtgtgcatatttcaACAAATGGCTAGAGTAAACACAGGGccatttccctcactttccctgaGGAAGGCGTGGAAGCGGAGAAGCTGCTCGGTGTCGTAGTCGCCGGGGGCAGA
Coding sequences within it:
- the LOC113829622 gene encoding N-fatty-acyl-amino acid synthase/hydrolase PM20D1 (The sequence of the model RefSeq protein was modified relative to this genomic sequence to represent the inferred CDS: added 588 bases not found in genome assembly), which codes for MGVLRRVCGAVGLLLAMTLGVVALLLLVAVIRAVTIEGEDYRDPGLEGLVREELPGWYLQTLPELMGRALAIPTVSSAPGDYDTEQLLRFHAFLRESFPNAFNASFVEVEVVNNYSFLFTVKGSDPTLQPYLLAAHMDVVPVDVSKWTQDPWSGQVIPDPETGEDYVWGRGAIDDKLGVMGIMAALDYLVTSGFQPTRSFYVAFGHDEEVHGEDGAGHIGALLQERGVALDFVLDEGMPVLDGVMAGMEIPVAAIGVTEKGWMRVRLEADGEGGHSSIPPHDQAVTRLASALVNLQRYPQPSMFGEGTEADLLTLMAHKASWPHKLVYANTWLFEPLLKVIMSRSRETNAIIRTTTAATIVRAGVKENVVPASAWAILNHRVHPAQPLEDVVKHDIAAINDPRIKVTVEDTREAHPISPYGPHVPGWRLLAATVAQIFPEAVTVPSMLVGNTDTKSYLSMSRNVYRFLPVRMTARDIQTIHGHDERVSSRAVGLAASFYHRLILTADVGAHALRTRPGHRAGEL